One Natrinema longum genomic window, CTCGTCTGCACGTCGAGATCGGCGACCGTCACCTGTCCGTCGATCTCGCCTTCGTAAAAGTGGGGAATGATCCCGTTGAACGACTTACACAGCGTCGTCTTGCCGGAGCCGTTCCCGCCGACGACCGCGACGAATTCGCCAGGGTCGATCTCCAGATCCGCGCCCGACAGGACGGCATCGTCGGTCCCCGGGTAGCGAAACGAGAGGTCGTCGACGACGATCCCAGCGTCGTGCGTTTCCGTCATCGTTCTCGTGGGGACTTGCTCGCTCGGTACCAGACGATAGCCGCGACGGCCGCGGCGACGACGATGGGGACCGCGATGAAGGGCTGGCCGTACACGTCGAGGAATTCGGGCTCCCAGATCACGTTGATGGCCCCGCCGACTTCACTCGCAGCCTCGGCCACGAACGCAAGCGGGACGGCGATCAGCAGTGCCAGGAGCGCTTTGACCGAGACGCCGCCGGCCATCGACGCACCGCGCTCGCCCCGGAACGACTCCATCCCCAGCAGCGGCTCGACCTTTCCGTGGAGCTTGGGATAGAGATACAGTGCGGGGAGCACGCCGAAGACGATCCCGGTGATCGCCATCTGCGTGACGAAGTCGACCCCCTCGAGCACGAGGATGCTCTCGGGAAGGCCGGGGACCGCTTCGAGTTCCTCGACGCCGACGTAGATCTTTCCGATGTCGATCCACATCGCGAAGAACTCCTCGAGAGCCTCCGCGAGGAACACGACCAGCGCCAGCTGCGTCGTATTCTCGGGATCCTGCAGGAGTTTCGCGGCGAAATAGTAACAGACGGGGATCAGTAGCAATCCTTCCATCGCGCCCAGCCCGTCGAACTCGCCAAGCAGAATCTCGCCGAAGACGATCTCGCCGACGGGGACGGCCAGCGCCGCCCAGTAGGTCCGAAACAGGAGAACCAGCACGATCGGAATGAAGACGAACCCGCCGACCCCTAATTCGAGCGGTCCGAGCGTGAATTCCGGCAGGATCTCCGTGACGGCGTTTTGCAGTCCCGTGAGCGACATCACGAGTATGAACACCATCATGTCGTGTTTGCCCAACGTAAAACGACTCTCCGTAGCTGTCGATGTACTCATGTACGGGTCAGTGGTCCCCTGATTCGTATTTGTAATCTTATAATTGAGCTACATATCGGAACCGGCGGGAGGGCCCCGTTCAATAGATTGTACTACCGACATGTGAGATATATATGTCTCATAGTTGATCTTACTTATCGGCGCGCGTCGCATTCGGACGATGGACACAGCAGTTCGTCGCAAACGGAGCGTCGTGGAGTTGCGTACCGAAGCGGACCGGTTCGTCGGAGCGGGTGTTGCCGATGTCTGAGTCGACCCCGCGGTTCGGCGCTGCGATGGACATCCGCTTCGAGACGGACGTGGAGTCGTTCGTCGCCTTTCTGACCGACGCGGGATTGGAGCACGTCGAACTCCGCGCCGGCTATCTCGACGTCCGCGAGGACGGTCCCGATCCACGGACACTCCGGACCGTGGCCGACGAGTACGACGTAACCTACTCCGTCCACGCCCCACACCTCGACGTTGCACCGGGGGCGATCAACGACCACGTCCGGTCGGGCGTCGTCGAGGCGACGACGGACGCGCTCGAGTTCGCCGCCGCCATCGACGCCGTCGGCGTCGTCCTCCACGGCGGTGGCGCACGGACACGGTACCCGACCCGCGTCCGCGAGTACGTCCGTTCTCAGGCCGTCGAGACGGTTCGAGCGTGTGCCCGCCGCGCCGCAGACGTGGATGTCCCGCTCTGTCTAGAGAACCAGCGATGCAAGTCCGATGTCCGACGCTTCACCGCGACCCCGGACCGTCTCGCGTCCTTCCTCGAGGATGTCGGCGTCGGATCGGACGCGCTTCGAATTACCCTCGACGTCGGCCACGCGAAGGCCAGCGACGTCGAGTACGAGCGATTCGTCGACCGCTTCGAGGACCGGATTCATCTCGTCCATCTCCACGACAACAACGGAGAGACGGATGCACACGATCCACTTCCCTCGTTTCGGTCAGTCGCCGCCGACGTCGGCGCTCCGTACAACGTCCTCGAGATGAAGTCCCGTGCCGACATCGAGCGATCGCTCTAAGCTCTCACAGGTCGTGACTGTGCTCGACTCGGCGCTCCGCCCCCTCGAAAGGCGAGCAAACGGTGATCGCCCGATCGCAGAAAACCGCGTCAGTCCTCGGTCGTCGTCTTGTCCACGTCGAGTTCGCCCTGATAGATCTCCGCGCCGTCCTGGGCGACCTTCTCGGCGAGGACGGCACATTTGACTCGCATCGGCGAAATCTCGACGCCGAGCATCTCGATCACGTCGTCGCGATCCATCTCGTGGAGTTCTTCGATCGTTTTGCCGGCGAGTTCGCCCGAGAGCATGCTGGCGGAAGCCTGGCTGATCGCACAGCCGTCGCCCTGGAACGCGACCCGCTCGATCGTCTCCTCGTCGTCGGCGAGCTCGACGTCCATGCGAATCTCGTCGCCACACATCGGGTTCTCGCCGATGTGCGTGAACGTAGGATCCTCGAGTTCCCCGTAGTTGCGGGGGTTCTTGTAGTGGTCGAGGATCTGCTGTCGGTACATATCGGAGCCCAGTCCCATTATTGGATACGGATAAGCCAGTGAGTTGTAAAAGGGTTCCGGGGGGTAAACGGGCAGTCAGGTCCCGCTTCGATTGGTTCGGGGTCGCTTCGTCGCCGTCGACCATCGAGTAACCGGGAGACACCGGCGGCTGGCGAGCCTGGCTTCGTGAGAACAGTCCGTGTCGGCGAACGGTTGAAAGCCGGTGCCGCTACGCTGAACCCTGGTCGACGGGCGGATTCAGGTAGCAGGCGTCGACGACGGCGAACGCGCCGACGACTCCCGCGATCAGCAGCGTCTGCACCACCGACAGTCCCAGCATGGTCGCGGTGACCAGCGCAACCGCGAACGCGAGCGGGATGATCCCCAACAGGAGATCGTACCGCGTCACCGCGGTGAGAACGTCGACCAGGGCCTCGAACGGATTTTCGCCGGGATGGCCGATCGGTTTCTCGTACATACGCTCTCACCTCGGCAGCCACGATAGGACCGTGAGAAGGAAAAATCTTTCCACAGTTTGTTATTTATTCACAGTGAATCGCGGGAGCGCCGGGCTCCGTTACGACTCGCCCGAGAGTTCCCCGTCGAATCGGTCGAGATACTGCCGAACGAAGGCCGCCCGATCGACGGCGAGGTCGCGACCGGGATCGGTGTACATCCGTTCTGGCAGGTCGAGAATCTTCTTGTGGAAGTGGTTGTACTGCGTCGCGCCGGCGTCGGTGTCGTCCGCCTCGATCGACCGGGTGGGATCGTGGATCGGCTCGTCGATCTCGCCGCCATACGTGAACACGCGAGCGATTCTGACCGCTCCGAGCGCGTCGAGGTTGTCGGCGTCGGAGACGAGTTTCGCCTCGAGCGTCGCGGGTTCGGTGGCGGTCGAGTACCGGTGTGCGCGGATACAGTGCTGGACGCGTTCGACCGTCTCCGTCGCCGCACCGAGATCCCGCAGGATCCGGCCGCCCTCCCGGGCACCCCAGCTCGCATGATCGTCGATCTTCCCGCGATCTTCCCGGGTGCGGCCGATATCGTGGAGGGCAACGGCGAGTCGGACGACTCGTTCGTCGGTCGATTCCGGATGTCTATCGACGAGCGTCTCGGCGAGCGTTTCGACCCGCTGGACGTGGTGCCAGTCGTGGGCCGGCGATGCGTCATCGAAGTAGGGACGAGCACGGTCGCGAACTGCCTCGAGCATTGTCGGTCGTGTCCCACGGCTCGGATATAAGCGCGCCGTCCGATGCCGAGTCGAGCCGATCCAGTGCGCCCCGACCGAAATCGGGTGGGCAGTCACTGGGATTCTCGCTGGACGATCGTGATCCAGAACGCCTCGATCGACTGGACGAACTCGACGAACTCTTTCGGTTCGACCGGCTTGCGCATGTACGTGTCCACCTCGAGGCCGTGGGATTGGACGATCCGTTCGCCCGCGTCGGAACTCGTGAGCACCACGACCGGAATCCCGTCCAGCGATGGTTCGTTTTTCAGCTCCGAGAGGACGTCGACCCCGCTTTTGCCGGGCAACTGCGGCTCGAGGAGGACGATATCCGGACGCGGTTCGTTCGCGAACTCGTTTCGCTGGTGGACGAAATCGAGCGCCGATTCCCCATCGGAGACGACGTGAATCGTGTTCAACAGCTTCGCATCCGTAAAATTCTCCTCGAAGAGCCGACTGTCGCCGGGGTTAGGTTCGACCAGCAGGATGTCGATCGGCTCGTCCAATCGTTCGTCTTCGGTCCCCATTTATGACGAGTATCAGGTGTGGCGATAAAACGTCGATGTCAGCCGTAGTGGACTCTCTCCGTCCCCGACTGCTTTCCGAGAACGATCGCCGCCGGGGGGTACCGGTCCGGGTCGGCTGGCCGCGGCCACGCTCGAAACGGGGCGGGTCCGCGGACGTCGCGACCGGCAATCCGACCCGTGGGTCGTGGAACGGGTCGCTTAACTCCGTGAGATCCCAAACGGGGCCAATGAGTGAGTCGCGTGCGTTCTGTCCCCGGTGTGGGGACCCCGTCCCCGAGCGATCGGCGAGCGACGCGAACGATCCGTTGCGCCCCGGCGCGGAGGTCGAACTCTGTGATTCCTGTTACTTCGAGGATTTCGACTTCGTCGACGCGCCCGATCGGATCGACGTTCGCGTCTGTGCCCGGTGTGGCGCGGTCTACCGGGGGAACCGGTGGGTCGACGTCGGTGCGGAGGACTACACCGACATCGCCATCGAGGAGGTCAGCGAGTCGCTGGGCGTCCACGTCGACGTCGAGGACGTCGCCTGGCAGATCGATCCCGAACAGGTCGACCAGAACACGATCCGGATGCACTGTTTCTTCACGGGCGTCGTCCGCGGGACTCCCGTCGAGGAACAGGTGACGGTCCCGGTCAAGATCGCCCGCCAGACCTGTACTCGGTGCGGGCGGATCGCCGGCGACTACTACGCCAGCATCGTCCAGATCCGCGCCGAGGATCGAACGCCGACCACGGAAGAAACCGAGCGAGCGAAAGAGATCGCGAATCGGATCGTGGCGGACATGGAAGCCACGGGCGACCGCAACGCCTTCGTCACCGAAGTCGGCGAAACCGACGACGGCCTGAACATCAAGGTCTCGACCAACAAGATCGGCAAGAAGATCTCGAACAAGATGATCGAGGAGTTCGGGGGGACCGTCAACGACGCCGAAACACTCGTCACGGAGGACGAGGACGGCAACGAGGTCTATCGGGTCACCTTCGCCGTTCGCCTGCCGCCGTACACGCCCGGCGACGTGATCGACCTCGCCGACGACGACGGCGGCCCCGTCCTCGTTCGCAGCGCCCGCGGTAACCTCAAAGGGGTCCGCGTGACGACCGGGGAACGCTACGAGGCGAGCTACGAGGAGGGCAACTCGCCCGAGGCGCGGAAACTGGGCAACCTCGAGGACGCGACCGAGGCGACGGTCGTCACCGTCGAGGACGAAAACGCCGTGCAGCTACTCGACCCCGAGACGTTCCGCGCGAAGACCGTCTCGCGGCCGGACTACTTCGACCCCGAGGCCGAGACCGTGCCCGTCCTGAAGAGCCGCGCCGGAGTGCACGTCTTGCCCGACGAGAGCGATGACTGACGAGGACAGCGACGACCAGCCGGGGGACGGGGAGTCCGACGACCTCGAGCGGGCGGTCGAGGACGTCCTCGAACCGGCGACGGCGGACGCGCCCCTCGCGGTGCTCGTCGCCAAATCACGCGCGGAGACGGCGATCGAGTCGCTGCGTGCCGAGGGCGTCTACGACGACTCGCGGCGCGTCCGCGAGGCCCAGGGCTCACGGGGAGCGAATCCCGCGGACGGGTCGAAGGCCCGCGAGGACGGACCGGAACGGGTCGCGCTCCCGGTCACCGAGCCGCCGAGCGAGACGGCGGTCTCCGAGGTCGTCAAACAACTCGAGCCCGAGCCCCGAAGCCCGGATCTCGAGGACCTGCTTGCCGAGCGGGGCTGGAGCGACGCGGACCTCGAGTCGGCACCCGGCTCGTGGGCGGTGATCGGGTCGGTGATCCTCGTGACGGTGCCCGCGGGCTGTCCCGACGAGGCGGAACTGGGTGAGGCCCTGCTCGAACTCCACGGCGAGGCCAACAGCGTGCTGGCCGACGAGGGGATCGCCAACGACGGGGCCGCCGGGACCTACCGCGAGCCCCGCACCCGACTGCTCGCCGGAGAGAGCGATACGGAGACGATCCACACCGAGCACGGAACCCGATACGGCCTCGATCCCGCGAAAGTGATGTTCTCGGCCGGCAACCAGGCCGAGCGCGCCCGAATGGGAACGCTCGGGAGCGCCGACGAGCGCGTGTTCGACATGTTCGCCGGCATCGGCTACTTCACCCTGCCGCTGGCCCGGGCCGGTGCACACGTGACGGCGACGGAGATCAACCCGACCGCGTTTCGGTATCTGCTCGAGAACGCCGTGCTCAACGACGTCGGCGACCGCGTCGACGCCTACATGACCGACTGTCGCGACCTCGCGAGCGAACTCGACGCCGATCGAGTCGTCATGGGGTATTACGGCAGTTCGGACGGCGACACCGGCGACGAGGGGGCACACGGAACGCGAGCCGACGAAGCACACGAATACCTCCCGGACGCCCTCGCAGCGCTCGTCCCCGGCGGCGTCGTCCACTACCACGAGGCGACCCCGGAAGCGCAGCTGTGGGACCGGCCCCTCGAGCGACTCGAGTCGGCGGCCCACGCGGCCGGACGCGACCTCGAGGTCCTCGAGAAGCGGCGGGTGAAAAGCCACAGTGCGGGCGTCGCACACGTCGTGGTCGATGCGCGGTTCGGGTAAGACGCCCCGTCGCGACGCGATCGCGTCCCGAAGCCGGTGTCGTGGCATTGATACTCGCGGAGCAACTCCCGTCGTGTATGAACAGAAGTCAGATCATCGCTATCGTCTTCGCCTTCCTCATGGTGTCCTCGATGGTCGCCTGGGGTGCGACGGCGATCTTCTAGTAGCGGACCGTCTCACCCGTCCGTGTCCCAGACGTCCGCGAGCGGACTCGAGCGGGAGGATCGCCCGGACCGGCTCGATCGCGACGACGAACGGTCGGTCCGCCGGCCATCGTCGGCACCCGTCTCGCTGGCTCGGCCCTGACGCGACGCCGTTCCGGACCCGGAACTGGCCCGGTGACTGGTCCCCGACGCACCGAGTGCGGCTCGGGGCTCGAACGACGGCAGGTCCGGCCGTTCCATCCGGTCGACCTGTGCTGCGAACCAGTCGGGCATGTCAGTCCGGGCGCGCTCGAAACAATCCACCAGACTCGAGTCCGCCAGATACGTCGCTCCGTAGTCGTCGGGGGCGCGGACGACCCGCCCGCAGGCCTGCATGACGGTCCGGAGCGTGGTCCGGTAGTACCAGGCCCACTGTCCCTCCTCGAGACGGTGGGCCACCCGCGAGTCGCCGGTGTTGAGAAACGGCGCTTTACAGAGCACTTGCCAGCGACAGAGGTCGCCTTTGAGGTCCAGGGCTTCCTCCATCTTCACCGAGAGGAAGACGTCGGGGTCGTCGGCGGCCTTCCAGGCCTCGAGTGCGGCGTCGCGGCCGTCGCGGTCGTGCGTTCGGATCCGATCGCCGACGCCGAAGTCGGTCAGGAGGTCGGCCAGCCGGTCCTGAATGTCGTAGGAGTGGGCGTGTATCAGCCCCTTCTCGTCGGGGTGGTGTTGCATCAGCCGGACGATCGTCCGGGCGATCTTCGGCGTCGTTTCGTCGCGCTCCTCGTAGGTCATCTTCCCCTGCGTAACGTCGTACAGCGGCCGGTTCTCGACGGGGAAGGTGTGATCGACGTCGACCAAGGCGACGCTGTCGGGTTCGAGCCCGACCTGCCGGCAGAACGCCTCCTTGTTGAGGATCGTCGCCGAGAGGAGCGCGAACTTGTTACCACGGTCCCAGACGGTGTGCTGGAGGTACTTCTCGGGGTTCATCGGTTTGATCGTCAGCGGACCGCCCTGGGGGTCGTCGCCGTCGTCTCCAGTGCCGCCGGCATCGCGGGACCGCGGCTCGGACTGATCGACCAGCCACGTCGTCGGGCTCCCCGGGTCGCGGTAATCGGAGACGAACCACTCGAGTTCCCCGATGAGTTCCTGTAAGCGGTCGCGTTCGCGCACGTCGGCGGGAGAGAGCGAGTCCTGTGCGAGCAGATCGTCCTTGCGGCGCGTACACGTCTGTGCGAGGCTCTCGGCGTAGCGTACGGCCCGCTCGACGCCGTCCACCTCGGGAACGCGAAGGTCGTCCCAGAACGGCACGGTTCGCGGGCCGAGTTGAATGGTCGCGTACATCTCGGCCCACTCGGCGAGGCCGTGGGCCTCGTCGACGACCACGACGTCGCGTTTGCGGAAGACCTCGCTGCCGGCGGTCTGCATGAAGTACGCGAGCGTCATCGCCGCGATTTCCCGGTTCGAGGCGATCGCCCGATCGGAGAAGTACGGACACCGGTGTTTGACCGAGCAGTCGTACCCCCGCTCTCGCACGCAGGGGGCCTGATTGACCGGCGTCTCGCGTTCATCGGGCAGGATGCAGGTGTAGTTGGACTTCCCCCGGATGACGTTGAGGTCGGCCAGCAGGTCGTCGGCCGCCACGTCGTCCAGCTGGGAGACCTGCGGCGTCGTATAGTACGCCCCCGTCGCGTCGCTGGGATCGCCCGCATCGGCGCGGCGAGCACAGCCCGCGATGGCCCTGGCCAGCAGGGACTTGCCACTGCCCGTCGGCGCACGCACGAGCACGACGTCGTTGCCGGCCGCGAACGCGTCGCGAACGTCACGGAGGGCCTGCTGTTGGGTCCCGCGATAGCTCGGCGCGGGGAACTCCTCGAAGATCCGCTCGAGATTCACCGTTCGACTCACGGCGCGGCCGCATCCTAAACCCTGCGGACCATCGCGCCCGCTGCAACTCGACGGTGCCGCGTCCCCTCGTTTCGGGGGCGAAACCGGCGGCTACCGATCGGTATCGACATCCTATCGGGGTCGACGGGTAGGTAGTCGACTGATTACAAAGACGAACCTCGCCGTCGAACCGACCGAGGAAGGGTCGCTCAGCGGCAGAGCACCGTGGTTCCATCCGGTTCCGCGGCGGCATTTCGCCTCGTGGCGTTCGAATCCCACCCCTTCCGCTCAGACGGTCTCCTGTCCGTCAGTGCCGATGGGACCGGGACCGCCCTGCGGTCCCAGGGAGAGCAAACCGTCTCACTCGGTGCGCTGCGTACCAACCCGTGAGGTCTCCTCGTCGACCTGCTCCAACCGCTCGATGTCTTCGGCGGTCGGGTAGTCGGGAACCACCTCGAGACACGGGTAACACAGCAGGTGGGAGGTTCCGTCCTCGAGTTCCAGGGTGATCCCGGTCCCGACGGTGCCGGCGTCGGTACCGAACGACCAGAGGTTGGCGATCCCGCCGGAAACCGTGACCGTTCGGCCACAGCCGTCACAGGAGGCTTTGGACATATGCGGGAGTGGGTGCCCGACGGTCAAAGTCGTTCTCCCGGTGTGGTGGCTCGTTCCGCGTGGCCCTTCGACGGCCAGTGCCCGCACAGCGGTTATGTCGGATCGTGTCATACTGACGAACATGAAGGTGCACTGCGAGGGCTGTGCGGGGTGTTGCATGGACTGGCAGTCACTGATCGCGGACGACGCGGCGTCGATCGCTACTCGAGACGCCGACGGCGGGGACGGCCACGAAACCGACCGCCGGCGGTCGCACGACCCGTTCGTCCGGCGAGAGGGAGGCCAGGGGGCTTCCCGGAAGCCGCTCGACGACGACCGAACCTTCGTCCCGCTGACCCGCGAGGAGGTGCGGGCGTTCCTCGAGGCGGGACTGGCCGACGCGCTGACGCCGCGGTTCTGGCACGCCCGCGATACGAGCGAAGGCGTCGAAATCGACGGCTACACCGTCGCTGCCA contains:
- a CDS encoding class I SAM-dependent methyltransferase, with the translated sequence MTDEDSDDQPGDGESDDLERAVEDVLEPATADAPLAVLVAKSRAETAIESLRAEGVYDDSRRVREAQGSRGANPADGSKAREDGPERVALPVTEPPSETAVSEVVKQLEPEPRSPDLEDLLAERGWSDADLESAPGSWAVIGSVILVTVPAGCPDEAELGEALLELHGEANSVLADEGIANDGAAGTYREPRTRLLAGESDTETIHTEHGTRYGLDPAKVMFSAGNQAERARMGTLGSADERVFDMFAGIGYFTLPLARAGAHVTATEINPTAFRYLLENAVLNDVGDRVDAYMTDCRDLASELDADRVVMGYYGSSDGDTGDEGAHGTRADEAHEYLPDALAALVPGGVVHYHEATPEAQLWDRPLERLESAAHAAGRDLEVLEKRRVKSHSAGVAHVVVDARFG
- the sufU gene encoding Fe-S cluster assembly sulfur transfer protein SufU — encoded protein: MGLGSDMYRQQILDHYKNPRNYGELEDPTFTHIGENPMCGDEIRMDVELADDEETIERVAFQGDGCAISQASASMLSGELAGKTIEELHEMDRDDVIEMLGVEISPMRVKCAVLAEKVAQDGAEIYQGELDVDKTTTED
- a CDS encoding response regulator, with the translated sequence MGTEDERLDEPIDILLVEPNPGDSRLFEENFTDAKLLNTIHVVSDGESALDFVHQRNEFANEPRPDIVLLEPQLPGKSGVDVLSELKNEPSLDGIPVVVLTSSDAGERIVQSHGLEVDTYMRKPVEPKEFVEFVQSIEAFWITIVQRESQ
- a CDS encoding sugar phosphate isomerase/epimerase family protein, translated to MSESTPRFGAAMDIRFETDVESFVAFLTDAGLEHVELRAGYLDVREDGPDPRTLRTVADEYDVTYSVHAPHLDVAPGAINDHVRSGVVEATTDALEFAAAIDAVGVVLHGGGARTRYPTRVREYVRSQAVETVRACARRAADVDVPLCLENQRCKSDVRRFTATPDRLASFLEDVGVGSDALRITLDVGHAKASDVEYERFVDRFEDRIHLVHLHDNNGETDAHDPLPSFRSVAADVGAPYNVLEMKSRADIERSL
- a CDS encoding HD domain-containing protein — its product is MLEAVRDRARPYFDDASPAHDWHHVQRVETLAETLVDRHPESTDERVVRLAVALHDIGRTREDRGKIDDHASWGAREGGRILRDLGAATETVERVQHCIRAHRYSTATEPATLEAKLVSDADNLDALGAVRIARVFTYGGEIDEPIHDPTRSIEADDTDAGATQYNHFHKKILDLPERMYTDPGRDLAVDRAAFVRQYLDRFDGELSGES
- a CDS encoding DUF7561 family protein, with protein sequence MSKASCDGCGRTVTVSGGIANLWSFGTDAGTVGTGITLELEDGTSHLLCYPCLEVVPDYPTAEDIERLEQVDEETSRVGTQRTE
- a CDS encoding 60S ribosomal export protein NMD3 — its product is MSESRAFCPRCGDPVPERSASDANDPLRPGAEVELCDSCYFEDFDFVDAPDRIDVRVCARCGAVYRGNRWVDVGAEDYTDIAIEEVSESLGVHVDVEDVAWQIDPEQVDQNTIRMHCFFTGVVRGTPVEEQVTVPVKIARQTCTRCGRIAGDYYASIVQIRAEDRTPTTEETERAKEIANRIVADMEATGDRNAFVTEVGETDDGLNIKVSTNKIGKKISNKMIEEFGGTVNDAETLVTEDEDGNEVYRVTFAVRLPPYTPGDVIDLADDDGGPVLVRSARGNLKGVRVTTGERYEASYEEGNSPEARKLGNLEDATEATVVTVEDENAVQLLDPETFRAKTVSRPDYFDPEAETVPVLKSRAGVHVLPDESDD
- a CDS encoding helicase C-terminal domain-containing protein, which encodes MNLERIFEEFPAPSYRGTQQQALRDVRDAFAAGNDVVLVRAPTGSGKSLLARAIAGCARRADAGDPSDATGAYYTTPQVSQLDDVAADDLLADLNVIRGKSNYTCILPDERETPVNQAPCVRERGYDCSVKHRCPYFSDRAIASNREIAAMTLAYFMQTAGSEVFRKRDVVVVDEAHGLAEWAEMYATIQLGPRTVPFWDDLRVPEVDGVERAVRYAESLAQTCTRRKDDLLAQDSLSPADVRERDRLQELIGELEWFVSDYRDPGSPTTWLVDQSEPRSRDAGGTGDDGDDPQGGPLTIKPMNPEKYLQHTVWDRGNKFALLSATILNKEAFCRQVGLEPDSVALVDVDHTFPVENRPLYDVTQGKMTYEERDETTPKIARTIVRLMQHHPDEKGLIHAHSYDIQDRLADLLTDFGVGDRIRTHDRDGRDAALEAWKAADDPDVFLSVKMEEALDLKGDLCRWQVLCKAPFLNTGDSRVAHRLEEGQWAWYYRTTLRTVMQACGRVVRAPDDYGATYLADSSLVDCFERARTDMPDWFAAQVDRMERPDLPSFEPRAALGASGTSHRASSGSGTASRQGRASETGADDGRRTDRSSSRSSRSGRSSRSSPLADVWDTDG